One genomic window of Actinoplanes lobatus includes the following:
- a CDS encoding ATP-dependent helicase, whose product MREVLEKFGPATREWFTAAFAAPTAAQAGAWRAVGAGRNALVVAPTGSGKTLAAFLWSLDRLAREPVPEQPRQRCRVLYVSPLKALAVDVERNLRAPLTGIRQAAGRLGLPPPEITVGMRTGDTPADERRGFTRTPPDILITTPESLFLLLTSAARESLRGVQTVIIDEVHAVAATKRGAHLALSLERLDALLDRPAQRIGLSATVRPIDETARFLAGAQDVEVVQPRSAKTIEVQVEVPVEDMTRLDELPDPDSDEPGGSRRTPSIWPAVEERVLDLIEAHRSTIVFTNSRRGSERLCARLNELAAERADPAAAQVPAGSRMPAEIMAQAGGTRGAPPVVARAHHGSVSREERKQIEEALKSGQLPAVVATSSLELGIDMGAVDLVVQIEAPPSVAAGLQRIGRAGHQVGAVSRGVVFPKHRGDLLSCAVVAERMGAGAIEELRCPRNPLDVLAQQIVAMVALDEWQVDDLATLVRRAAPFAELPSSALHAVLDMLSGRYPSTAFAELRPRLVWDRTTDRLTGRPGAQRLAVTSGGTIPDRGAFGVFLAGSERASRVGELDEEMVYESRVGDVFLLGSTSWRIEDITPDRVLVSPAPGAPARMPFWKGDSPGRPVELGRAIGARLRALTRAGDDKATTELHDSGLDEWAAGNLIAYLREQREATRHLPDDRTVVVERFRDELGDWRMTVHCVLGARVNAPWALAIGRRLSERFGVDGQVMPSDDGIVVRLPDTAEEPPGIDLVAFDPEEIAQIVEESVGTSALFASRFRECAARSLLLPRRDPRRRQPLWQQRQRSAQLLDVAREFADFPVTLEAARECLQDVFDVPGLVGLMREISGRKVRLVEAETARPSPFARSLLFGYVGAFLYEGDAPLAERRAAALTLDSTLLGELLGRVDLRELLDPEVVAETEAQLQWLTARRTPRDAEDAAELLRLLGDLAPSELAVRGVPEEWLEQLAATRRAIRVRVAGEERWIGIDDAGRYRDALGVALPVGVPEAHLEPVADPLGDLVARFARTRGPFAAATCAARFGLGVFVVEQALKRLSAAGRVTSGEFSPGGAGSEWCDAEVLRMLRRRSLAALRREIEPVPPRVLASFLPRWQQVGGSGRGVDALAAAIEQVQGVAVPASAWERLVLPARVSDYAPPLLDELCGAGEVLWAGSGSIAGGDGWVTLAYAESAPLLLPPPDEEFAATPLHQAVLEALGDGQAMFFRSLADRAGSTDDAELSAAVWDLVWAGHLTNDTFAPLRALLGGSGAHRAKAAPARTRFGRPGRPRLPARGGPPNMAGRWSRLPERDLDPTRRAAAVADLLLERHGVVTRGAAVAEGVSGGFAAVYPVLAALEERGAARRGYFVEGLGAAQFAVPGAVDRLRALSEPAEQDRRAVVPAVVLAATDPANPFGAALPWPERVVDSGDGNPVAKAGHRAGRKAGALVVTVGGDLILYVERGGRTLLSFIDDTEALAKAAQGLAGAVRSGALGALSVERADGEPVHASPLREALTAAGFRVTPRGLRLRA is encoded by the coding sequence GTGCGAGAGGTGCTAGAGAAGTTCGGTCCGGCCACCCGGGAGTGGTTCACGGCCGCCTTCGCCGCGCCCACCGCCGCTCAGGCCGGGGCGTGGCGGGCGGTCGGCGCGGGGCGTAACGCCCTGGTGGTCGCGCCGACCGGGTCCGGCAAGACGCTGGCCGCCTTCCTCTGGTCGCTCGACCGGCTGGCCCGTGAGCCGGTCCCCGAGCAGCCCCGGCAGCGATGCCGGGTGCTCTATGTGAGCCCGCTGAAGGCGCTGGCCGTCGATGTCGAGCGCAACCTGCGCGCCCCGCTCACCGGGATCCGCCAGGCGGCCGGGCGGCTGGGGCTGCCGCCTCCGGAGATCACCGTCGGGATGCGGACGGGCGACACTCCGGCCGACGAGCGGCGGGGCTTCACGCGGACCCCGCCGGACATTCTGATCACCACGCCCGAGTCACTGTTCCTGCTGCTCACCTCGGCCGCGCGGGAGTCGTTGCGCGGCGTCCAGACGGTGATCATCGATGAGGTGCACGCGGTCGCCGCCACCAAGCGCGGCGCGCATCTGGCCCTCTCCCTGGAGCGGCTGGACGCGCTTCTCGACCGGCCGGCCCAGCGGATCGGCCTGTCCGCCACGGTGCGCCCGATCGACGAGACGGCCCGGTTCCTCGCCGGCGCCCAGGATGTGGAGGTCGTCCAGCCGCGCAGCGCCAAGACGATCGAGGTCCAGGTCGAGGTCCCGGTGGAGGACATGACCCGTCTCGACGAGCTGCCTGATCCGGATTCGGACGAGCCGGGCGGCAGCCGGCGCACGCCGTCGATCTGGCCGGCCGTCGAGGAGCGGGTCCTCGACCTGATCGAGGCGCACCGGTCGACGATCGTGTTCACCAACTCGCGGCGCGGCTCGGAGCGGCTCTGCGCCCGGCTCAACGAGCTGGCCGCCGAGCGCGCCGATCCGGCGGCGGCGCAGGTGCCCGCCGGCTCGCGGATGCCCGCGGAGATCATGGCTCAGGCCGGCGGCACGCGTGGCGCGCCACCGGTCGTCGCCCGCGCCCATCACGGCAGCGTCTCCCGCGAGGAGCGCAAACAGATCGAGGAGGCGCTCAAGTCCGGGCAGCTCCCGGCCGTGGTCGCGACATCCAGCCTGGAGCTGGGCATCGACATGGGCGCGGTGGATCTGGTGGTGCAGATCGAGGCGCCGCCGTCGGTCGCGGCCGGCCTGCAGCGCATCGGCCGTGCCGGACACCAGGTGGGCGCGGTCTCCCGCGGTGTGGTCTTCCCGAAGCATCGCGGCGACCTGCTGTCCTGTGCCGTGGTCGCGGAGCGGATGGGCGCCGGAGCGATCGAGGAGCTGCGCTGCCCGCGCAACCCGCTCGACGTGCTCGCCCAGCAGATCGTGGCCATGGTCGCGCTGGACGAGTGGCAGGTCGACGACCTCGCCACGCTGGTGCGGCGGGCCGCGCCGTTCGCCGAGCTGCCGTCGTCGGCGCTGCACGCGGTGCTCGACATGCTCTCCGGGCGGTACCCGTCGACCGCCTTCGCCGAGCTGCGCCCCCGCCTGGTGTGGGATCGCACCACCGATCGGCTCACCGGGCGTCCCGGCGCCCAGCGCCTGGCCGTGACCAGCGGCGGCACGATCCCCGACCGGGGCGCCTTCGGGGTCTTCCTGGCCGGTTCGGAGCGCGCTTCCCGGGTCGGCGAGCTGGACGAGGAGATGGTGTACGAGTCTCGCGTCGGCGACGTCTTCCTGCTCGGCTCGACGTCCTGGCGGATCGAGGACATCACACCGGACCGGGTGCTCGTCTCGCCGGCGCCCGGCGCGCCCGCCCGGATGCCGTTCTGGAAGGGTGATTCCCCCGGCCGGCCGGTCGAGCTGGGCCGGGCCATCGGCGCCCGGTTGCGCGCGCTGACCCGGGCCGGCGACGACAAGGCCACCACCGAGCTGCACGACTCGGGTCTGGACGAGTGGGCGGCCGGCAACCTGATCGCGTACCTGCGCGAGCAGCGGGAGGCGACCCGCCATCTGCCGGACGACCGGACCGTGGTGGTGGAGCGGTTCCGCGACGAGCTGGGTGACTGGCGGATGACCGTGCACTGTGTGCTGGGCGCCCGGGTCAACGCGCCGTGGGCACTGGCGATCGGGCGCCGGCTCAGCGAGCGGTTCGGGGTGGACGGTCAGGTGATGCCCTCCGACGACGGCATCGTGGTGCGCCTGCCGGACACCGCCGAGGAGCCGCCCGGCATCGACCTGGTCGCCTTCGACCCGGAGGAGATCGCGCAGATCGTCGAGGAGTCGGTCGGCACGTCGGCGCTGTTCGCGTCCCGGTTCCGGGAGTGCGCGGCCCGGTCGCTTCTGCTGCCCCGCCGCGATCCACGCCGCCGCCAGCCGCTCTGGCAGCAGCGGCAGCGTTCCGCGCAGCTGCTCGACGTGGCCCGCGAGTTCGCCGACTTCCCGGTGACCCTGGAGGCGGCCCGCGAGTGCCTCCAGGACGTGTTCGACGTGCCGGGCCTGGTCGGCCTGATGCGGGAGATCTCCGGGCGCAAGGTCCGGCTCGTCGAGGCGGAGACGGCACGGCCGTCCCCGTTCGCCCGGTCGCTGCTCTTCGGCTATGTCGGCGCTTTCCTGTACGAGGGGGACGCCCCGCTGGCCGAGCGCCGTGCCGCCGCGCTCACCCTCGACTCGACCCTGCTGGGTGAGTTGCTCGGCCGGGTCGACCTGCGGGAGCTGCTGGACCCGGAGGTGGTCGCGGAGACCGAGGCCCAGTTGCAGTGGCTGACCGCCCGGCGCACCCCGCGTGACGCCGAGGACGCGGCCGAGCTGCTGCGGCTCCTCGGTGACCTGGCGCCCTCGGAGCTGGCCGTCCGCGGCGTTCCGGAGGAGTGGCTGGAGCAGCTGGCCGCGACCCGGCGGGCGATCCGGGTGCGGGTGGCCGGCGAGGAGCGCTGGATCGGCATCGACGACGCCGGCCGCTACCGGGACGCGCTGGGTGTGGCGCTGCCGGTCGGTGTTCCCGAGGCGCACCTGGAACCGGTGGCCGACCCGCTCGGCGATCTGGTCGCACGGTTCGCGCGGACGCGCGGGCCGTTCGCGGCGGCCACCTGCGCGGCCCGGTTCGGTCTCGGGGTCTTCGTCGTGGAGCAGGCGCTCAAGCGGCTCAGTGCGGCCGGCCGGGTCACCTCGGGCGAGTTCTCGCCGGGCGGCGCGGGCAGCGAGTGGTGCGACGCCGAGGTGCTCCGGATGCTGCGGCGGCGTTCGCTGGCGGCGCTGCGCCGGGAGATCGAGCCGGTCCCGCCGCGGGTGCTCGCCTCCTTCCTGCCGAGGTGGCAGCAGGTGGGCGGGTCGGGCCGTGGTGTGGACGCGCTGGCCGCCGCCATCGAGCAGGTGCAGGGCGTCGCGGTGCCGGCGTCCGCCTGGGAGCGTCTGGTGCTGCCGGCCCGGGTGTCCGACTACGCGCCGCCGCTGCTGGACGAGTTGTGCGGGGCCGGTGAGGTGCTGTGGGCCGGGTCCGGTTCGATCGCCGGGGGCGACGGCTGGGTCACGCTGGCCTATGCGGAGAGCGCCCCGCTGCTGCTGCCACCACCCGACGAGGAGTTCGCGGCGACCCCGCTGCATCAGGCGGTGCTCGAGGCTCTCGGCGACGGGCAGGCGATGTTCTTCCGCTCTCTCGCCGACCGGGCCGGCTCGACCGACGACGCCGAGCTCTCGGCGGCGGTGTGGGATCTGGTGTGGGCCGGTCATCTGACCAACGACACGTTCGCCCCGCTGCGGGCGCTGCTCGGTGGCAGCGGAGCCCATCGGGCGAAGGCGGCGCCCGCCCGGACCAGGTTTGGACGGCCGGGCCGGCCACGCCTGCCCGCCCGGGGTGGGCCGCCGAACATGGCGGGTCGCTGGTCCCGGCTGCCGGAGCGGGATCTCGACCCGACCCGGCGCGCGGCGGCCGTCGCCGATCTGCTGCTGGAGCGGCACGGCGTGGTGACCCGGGGCGCGGCCGTGGCCGAGGGGGTGAGCGGCGGTTTCGCGGCGGTCTACCCGGTGCTGGCGGCGCTGGAGGAGCGCGGGGCGGCCCGGCGGGGCTATTTCGTCGAGGGTCTGGGGGCGGCCCAGTTCGCGGTGCCGGGCGCGGTGGACCGGCTCCGGGCGCTGAGTGAGCCGGCCGAGCAGGACCGCCGGGCCGTCGTGCCCGCCGTGGTGCTGGCGGCCACCGATCCCGCCAACCCGTTCGGGGCGGCGCTGCCCTGGCCGGAGCGGGTCGTCGACAGCGGTGACGGCAACCCGGTCGCCAAGGCCGGCCACCGCGCCGGCCGGAAGGCGGGCGCCCTGGTCGTCACGGTCGGCGGAGACCTGATTCTCTACGTCGAGCGCGGCGGCCGGACCCTGCTGTCCTTCATCGACGACACGGAGGCCCTGGCCAAGGCCGCCCAGGGCCTGGCCGGCGCGGTGCGCTCCGGTGCGCTGGGCGCCCTGTCGGTGGAACGCGCCGACGGCGAGCCGGTTCACGCCTCCCCGCTACGAGAGGCCCTGACCGCGGCCGGTTTCCGCGTGACCCCACGCGGCCTCCGCCTACGCGCCTGA
- a CDS encoding Fpg/Nei family DNA glycosylase — protein sequence MPEGDTVWNTARVLEKALTGEVLTGSDFRVPRLATTDLTGWTVAESASRGKHLLLRLTRDGRPPHTLHSHLRMDGAWRAYAPRERWTGRPAHLIRVVLRTARSVAVGYHLHEVTLIPTAEEDRLVGHLGPDLLGADWDPAEAVRRIAAKPSATIAEALLDQRNLAGVGNLYKAETLFLRGLWPWTPVDEVTDLAGTVELAQKLVASNRGRWTQTTTGSLRRGETNYVYGRRAQPCRRCATAIRKAEQDERVTYWCPRCQPEP from the coding sequence ATGCCGGAAGGGGACACCGTCTGGAACACCGCCCGCGTGCTGGAGAAGGCGCTCACCGGCGAGGTGCTGACCGGCTCCGACTTCCGGGTGCCGCGGCTCGCGACCACCGACCTCACCGGCTGGACCGTCGCCGAGTCCGCGAGCCGGGGCAAGCACCTGCTGCTGCGCCTGACCCGGGACGGGCGGCCACCGCACACGCTCCACTCGCACCTGCGGATGGACGGCGCCTGGCGGGCCTACGCGCCCCGGGAACGATGGACCGGCCGCCCCGCGCACCTGATCCGGGTGGTGTTGCGCACCGCCCGCTCGGTGGCCGTCGGGTACCACCTGCACGAGGTGACGCTGATCCCGACCGCCGAGGAGGACCGTCTGGTCGGGCATCTCGGGCCGGATCTGCTCGGCGCCGACTGGGATCCGGCCGAGGCGGTCCGCCGGATCGCCGCGAAGCCCTCGGCCACGATCGCCGAGGCGCTGCTGGACCAGCGGAATCTGGCCGGGGTGGGCAACCTCTACAAGGCGGAGACGCTGTTCCTGCGCGGGCTGTGGCCGTGGACCCCGGTCGACGAGGTAACCGACCTGGCCGGCACGGTCGAGCTGGCACAGAAGCTGGTCGCTTCCAACCGCGGCCGCTGGACGCAGACCACCACCGGATCGCTGCGACGAGGCGAGACCAACTATGTGTACGGTCGTCGCGCCCAGCCGTGCCGCCGTTGTGCCACCGCGATCCGCAAGGCCGAACAGGACGAACGCGTCACCTACTGGTGCCCGCGCTGCCAGCCGGAGCCGTGA
- the pspM gene encoding phage shock envelope stress response protein PspM codes for MDERTRYFRRLKRLRGSARRWSVLGGGLTAAAAVLTPYAGIGVADAVWAAAAGSSVMLAWWRWSDHRELAAQPAPAPSLPETRLAAALERFPAGRTVVQEVRRQKNRFALRGSVIADSWDRLERASQTMAGLAGRLTGEGQAAVLEAATAEKWLRDLGQRAASVERAIPLGQGGRRDALVESHAGLAEQFSEGVEAFEALVAAAASYVAEDGQPLVDTRHPAYFSLVDAADRLRGIAEGLAELRTTEFRTPPAAAG; via the coding sequence GTGGACGAGCGGACCAGGTATTTCCGGCGGCTCAAACGGCTGCGGGGTTCCGCACGCCGGTGGAGTGTGCTCGGTGGAGGCCTGACCGCGGCGGCCGCCGTCCTCACTCCGTACGCGGGGATCGGTGTCGCCGACGCGGTCTGGGCGGCGGCCGCCGGATCCTCGGTGATGCTCGCCTGGTGGCGCTGGAGCGACCACCGTGAGCTGGCCGCCCAGCCGGCGCCGGCGCCCAGCCTGCCGGAGACCCGGCTCGCCGCGGCGCTCGAGCGGTTCCCGGCCGGGCGGACGGTGGTGCAGGAGGTGCGCCGCCAGAAGAACCGGTTCGCGCTGCGCGGCTCGGTCATCGCCGACTCGTGGGACAGGCTGGAGCGCGCGTCACAGACGATGGCGGGGCTGGCCGGGCGGCTGACCGGTGAGGGCCAGGCCGCGGTGCTGGAGGCCGCCACCGCGGAGAAGTGGCTGCGTGACCTCGGCCAGCGGGCGGCAAGCGTCGAGCGGGCCATCCCGCTCGGGCAGGGCGGCCGGCGCGACGCGCTCGTGGAGTCGCACGCCGGTCTCGCCGAGCAGTTCAGTGAGGGCGTCGAGGCGTTCGAGGCGCTGGTCGCGGCCGCCGCCAGCTACGTCGCGGAGGACGGGCAACCGCTCGTCGACACCCGTCATCCGGCGTATTTCAGTCTGGTCGACGCGGCCGACCGGTTGCGCGGCATCGCCGAGGGCCTGGCCGAGCTGCGGACCACCGAATTCCGCACCCCACCCGCGGCGGCCGGCTGA
- a CDS encoding PspA/IM30 family protein: MANPFVKGWHYMMALFGAKIDEYADPKVQIQQAIEDAQRQHQALVQQAAAVIGNQRQLEMKLSRQMSEVEKLQGMARQALVLADRARAAGDEAEAQKYEQTAQTLATQLVSGEQSMEDLKTLHDQALAAAGQARKAVENNAMVLQQRIAERSRLLSQLEQAKMQETVAKSLESMSQLAAPGNTPSLDQVRDKIEQRYANAMGRAELAANSVEGRMLEVQKSSLDLAGASRLEQIRASMAGEKLGGAADRPAVEQPATSAADPAGVARLDEIRASLNQKRGDTTAAG, from the coding sequence ATGGCGAATCCGTTCGTCAAGGGCTGGCATTACATGATGGCGCTCTTCGGCGCGAAGATCGACGAGTACGCCGATCCGAAGGTCCAGATCCAGCAGGCCATCGAGGATGCTCAGCGCCAGCACCAGGCCCTCGTGCAGCAGGCCGCAGCCGTCATCGGCAATCAGCGGCAGCTCGAGATGAAACTGTCCCGGCAGATGTCCGAGGTCGAGAAGCTGCAGGGCATGGCCCGTCAGGCGCTCGTCCTCGCCGACCGCGCCCGGGCCGCCGGTGACGAGGCCGAGGCCCAGAAGTACGAGCAGACCGCGCAGACGCTGGCCACCCAGCTGGTCTCCGGCGAGCAGTCGATGGAGGACCTCAAGACCCTCCACGACCAGGCGCTCGCCGCCGCCGGGCAGGCCCGCAAAGCGGTCGAGAACAACGCGATGGTCCTCCAGCAGCGCATCGCCGAGCGCTCCCGGCTGCTCAGCCAGCTCGAGCAGGCCAAGATGCAGGAGACCGTGGCCAAGTCGCTGGAGTCGATGTCGCAGCTCGCGGCGCCGGGCAACACCCCGTCGCTGGACCAGGTGCGCGACAAGATCGAGCAGCGGTACGCGAACGCCATGGGCCGTGCCGAGCTGGCCGCCAACTCGGTCGAGGGCCGCATGCTCGAGGTGCAGAAATCCAGCCTGGACCTGGCCGGCGCGTCCCGCCTGGAGCAGATCCGGGCCAGCATGGCGGGGGAGAAGCTGGGCGGCGCCGCCGATCGCCCGGCCGTCGAGCAGCCCGCCACCTCCGCCGCCGATCCGGCCGGTGTGGCCCGGCTCGACGAGATCCGGGCGAGCCTCAACCAGAAGCGGGGCGACACCACCGCTGCCGGCTGA
- a CDS encoding LLM class F420-dependent oxidoreductase, which produces MRLVIFTEPQQGATHDDLLRVAKAAEDAGYDGFFRSDHYLKMGDVPGLPGPTDAWITLAALAVQTSRIRLGTLVSSATFRLPGPLAIAVAQVDAMSGGRIEFGLGGGWFEAEHQAYGIPFPAVGERFDRLEEQLEIITGLWATPAGATYDFDGKHYRISGSPALPKPVQSPRVPVIVGGHGKKRTPYLAARYATEFNVPFSKISDIPAQYARVRAAAEALGRTEPLTYSAAAVLCVGRDDAEIRRRAAAIGRDVDEMRENGGIVGTPAEAVEAIGRYAEAGASRLFLQVLDLSDLDHIDLVASEVAARL; this is translated from the coding sequence ATGCGTCTCGTGATCTTCACCGAACCCCAGCAGGGCGCCACCCACGACGATCTCCTGCGGGTCGCCAAAGCCGCCGAAGATGCCGGATATGACGGGTTCTTCCGCTCCGACCACTACCTCAAGATGGGCGATGTGCCCGGTCTGCCCGGCCCCACCGATGCGTGGATCACGCTCGCCGCCCTGGCCGTGCAGACCTCCCGGATCCGGCTCGGCACGCTGGTCAGCTCGGCCACCTTCCGCCTGCCCGGCCCGCTGGCGATCGCGGTCGCCCAGGTGGACGCGATGAGCGGTGGCCGGATCGAGTTCGGCCTCGGCGGGGGCTGGTTCGAGGCGGAACACCAGGCGTACGGCATCCCGTTCCCCGCGGTCGGCGAACGCTTCGACCGGCTCGAGGAACAGCTCGAGATCATCACCGGGCTGTGGGCGACGCCGGCCGGCGCCACCTACGACTTCGACGGCAAGCACTACCGGATCAGCGGCTCTCCGGCGCTGCCCAAGCCGGTGCAGTCGCCACGGGTGCCGGTCATCGTCGGTGGCCACGGCAAGAAGCGCACCCCGTACCTGGCGGCCCGGTACGCCACCGAGTTCAACGTCCCGTTCTCCAAGATCTCGGACATCCCGGCCCAGTACGCGCGGGTCCGCGCCGCCGCCGAGGCCCTCGGCCGGACCGAGCCGCTCACCTACTCGGCCGCCGCGGTCCTCTGCGTCGGACGTGACGACGCCGAGATCCGCCGCCGGGCCGCCGCGATCGGCCGCGACGTCGACGAGATGCGCGAGAACGGCGGCATCGTCGGCACCCCCGCCGAGGCGGTCGAGGCCATCGGCCGGTACGCGGAGGCGGGCGCGTCGCGTCTGTTCCTGCAGGTGCTGGACCTGTCCGACCTCGATCACATCGACCTGGTGGCGTCCGAGGTCGCGGCGCGGCTCTGA
- a CDS encoding N-acetyltransferase, with protein sequence MRLDIAPIGDRLDLYDELPGWPEFMTKDPTGGLYYRYFDQFWPDFSLLAVDKETGKPVAKAHSVPFAWDEDPAEGLPEGGWDWVIRQAVHDRLSGTKPTMVSALEINIRPDLRGSGLSGLILAAMRDNAAGHGFTDLVAPVRPSGKHAQIRQPIDAYAHATRDDGLPVDPWLRVHVRAGAKIVNVAHYSMTYAGTLEQWRSWTGLAFDATGPVEVPGALSPIHCDVEQDHAVYVEPNVWVHHRI encoded by the coding sequence ATGCGACTCGACATCGCCCCGATCGGGGACCGGCTGGACCTCTATGACGAACTCCCAGGCTGGCCCGAGTTCATGACCAAGGATCCGACCGGTGGCCTCTACTACCGGTATTTTGATCAGTTCTGGCCGGACTTCTCCCTGCTTGCGGTCGACAAGGAGACCGGGAAGCCGGTGGCCAAGGCGCATTCGGTCCCGTTCGCGTGGGACGAGGATCCGGCTGAAGGGCTGCCCGAGGGCGGCTGGGACTGGGTGATCCGCCAGGCCGTCCACGACCGTCTCAGCGGGACGAAACCCACCATGGTCTCGGCCCTGGAGATCAACATCCGGCCCGATCTGCGCGGGTCCGGCCTCTCCGGCCTGATACTCGCGGCGATGCGCGACAACGCGGCCGGGCACGGCTTCACCGACCTGGTCGCGCCGGTCCGGCCCAGCGGCAAGCACGCCCAGATCAGACAACCCATCGATGCGTACGCCCACGCGACCCGTGACGACGGACTGCCCGTCGACCCGTGGCTGCGGGTGCACGTGCGCGCCGGGGCGAAGATCGTCAACGTGGCGCACTACAGCATGACCTACGCCGGGACGCTGGAGCAGTGGCGATCCTGGACCGGGCTGGCCTTCGACGCCACCGGGCCGGTCGAGGTGCCGGGCGCCCTGTCCCCGATCCACTGCGACGTGGAGCAGGATCACGCCGTCTACGTCGAGCCCAACGTCTGGGTCCACCACCGCATCTGA
- a CDS encoding SAM hydrolase/SAM-dependent halogenase family protein has translation MGGYGWISFTTDYGTFDGFVAACHGSIARVSPGTRVIDVTHHVPPADVSRGAAVLAQTAPYLPPSVHLAVVDPGVGTTRRGVVLATPNGLLVGPDNGLLIWAADALGGITAAYELDNKDWVLGDVSRTFHGRDLFAPVAARLAAGADPAEAGPAVDPSSLTRLPDPVVTIGDGWIEAEVLTVDRFGNVQLAAEGSALSGLGTELMVNGGVRARRGATFADVNVGELLVFADSADRVAIAVNNGRAVVLLSVVPGDMVRIAAR, from the coding sequence ATGGGCGGTTATGGATGGATCAGCTTCACGACCGATTACGGCACTTTTGACGGCTTCGTAGCCGCCTGTCATGGATCGATCGCCCGCGTCTCCCCCGGCACCAGGGTGATCGACGTCACTCACCACGTGCCGCCGGCCGATGTCAGCCGGGGCGCCGCGGTCCTGGCGCAGACCGCGCCCTACCTGCCGCCCTCGGTGCATCTCGCGGTCGTCGACCCGGGCGTCGGCACGACCCGCCGCGGCGTGGTCCTCGCCACGCCGAACGGTCTGCTCGTCGGCCCGGACAACGGCCTGCTCATCTGGGCCGCCGACGCGCTCGGCGGCATCACCGCGGCCTACGAGCTGGACAACAAGGACTGGGTGCTCGGTGACGTCTCCCGCACCTTCCACGGCCGGGATCTCTTCGCCCCGGTCGCGGCCCGGCTGGCGGCGGGCGCCGATCCGGCGGAGGCCGGCCCGGCGGTGGACCCGTCCAGCCTGACCCGTCTACCCGACCCGGTGGTCACCATCGGCGACGGCTGGATCGAGGCCGAGGTCCTGACGGTCGACCGGTTCGGCAACGTCCAACTGGCCGCCGAGGGCTCCGCGCTCTCCGGCCTCGGCACGGAGCTCATGGTCAACGGCGGCGTCCGGGCCCGCCGCGGCGCGACCTTCGCCGACGTCAACGTGGGCGAGCTGCTCGTCTTCGCCGACTCGGCGGACCGGGTCGCGATCGCGGTCAACAACGGCCGCGCCGTGGTCCTTCTCTCGGTGGTCCCCGGCGACATGGTCCGCATCGCCGCCCGATAA
- a CDS encoding CinA family protein: MDISVAAAAAVHALVDRGQTVATVESLTGGLVAATIVEIPGVSAVYRGGLVVYSTELKARLAGVPEGLLAERGPVDGDVAAALAEGARERCGADWGVATTGVAGPEPQDGKPVGLVFVAVAGPSGTRVRELKLDGNRAAIRTESVTAVLQLLTDSLRSAPPAA; this comes from the coding sequence ATGGACATCTCGGTGGCGGCCGCGGCGGCCGTGCACGCGCTGGTGGACCGGGGGCAGACGGTGGCGACGGTGGAGTCGCTCACCGGTGGTCTGGTGGCCGCGACGATCGTCGAGATCCCCGGGGTGAGCGCCGTCTACCGGGGCGGTCTGGTGGTGTACTCCACCGAACTCAAGGCGCGGCTCGCCGGCGTACCGGAAGGGTTGCTGGCGGAGCGGGGCCCGGTCGACGGTGACGTGGCCGCCGCGCTGGCCGAGGGCGCCCGGGAGCGCTGCGGCGCGGACTGGGGCGTGGCCACCACCGGCGTCGCGGGCCCGGAGCCGCAGGACGGCAAGCCGGTCGGGCTGGTCTTCGTGGCGGTTGCCGGCCCCTCGGGGACCCGGGTGCGCGAGCTGAAACTGGACGGAAACCGCGCGGCCATCCGTACCGAAAGTGTGACGGCCGTCCTTCAATTGCTGACCGACTCTCTCCGTTCCGCGCCGCCCGCGGCCTGA
- a CDS encoding helix-turn-helix domain-containing protein has product MVLLRRVIGDALRARRQGQHRTLREVSTAANVSLGYLSEIERGQKEASSELLAAICDALGARLSELLSEVSSTLSLAENMEGVLVPVDGKSTDGDVSVSVRQDSPLKTTLHATRKPKRDIVYAA; this is encoded by the coding sequence ATGGTCCTGCTACGCCGCGTTATCGGCGACGCTCTTCGTGCGCGCCGGCAGGGGCAGCACCGCACGCTGCGCGAGGTGTCGACCGCCGCGAACGTCAGCCTGGGATATCTGTCCGAGATCGAGCGTGGTCAGAAAGAGGCGTCCAGCGAGCTGCTCGCGGCCATCTGCGACGCGCTCGGCGCCCGCCTCTCCGAGTTGCTCAGCGAGGTCAGCAGCACGCTGTCCCTGGCGGAGAACATGGAGGGTGTGCTGGTTCCGGTCGATGGCAAGTCGACCGATGGGGACGTGTCCGTCTCCGTGCGCCAGGATTCCCCGCTCAAGACCACGCTGCACGCGACCCGCAAACCGAAGCGGGACATCGTCTACGCCGCCTGA